From a region of the Methanobrevibacter sp. V74 genome:
- a CDS encoding transposase: MDYFVFDEYKNVFICPNNEELTLDGAYPAPQKKGGGNKIKLVYSNYLACKNYKYKVKCYTTNHRAITRYVHEVTYKVERLMSTKDRIKDYKLRSKTVEAHNGTFKRIYNYDYLPIVGLKRVQNQMFTIVASYNLIRLFNLIKENKMDLHSVISAIKFISLT; encoded by the coding sequence ATAGATTATTTTGTTTTTGATGAATATAAAAATGTTTTTATTTGTCCCAATAATGAAGAATTAACTCTTGATGGAGCATATCCTGCCCCACAAAAAAAAGGAGGAGGAAATAAAATCAAATTAGTCTATTCAAACTACCTAGCCTGCAAAAATTACAAATATAAAGTGAAATGCTATACAACCAACCATAGAGCAATAACAAGGTACGTCCACGAAGTTACATACAAAGTTGAAAGATTAATGTCTACTAAAGATAGAATAAAAGACTATAAATTACGTTCAAAGACTGTAGAAGCACATAACGGAACTTTCAAAAGAATTTACAACTATGATTATCTTCCAATAGTTGGTTTAAAAAGAGTACAAAACCAAATGTTCACAATCGTAGCATCATACAACCTAATAAGATTGTTTAATCTTATTAAAGAGAATAAAATGGATTTACATTCAGTCATTAGTGCAATAAAGTTCATATCACTAACTTAA
- the aroC gene encoding chorismate synthase, whose product MTNRIGKVFSITTFGSSHGKAIGAIIDGCPANLELSVRDIQKELDKKKPGNNSVSTPRKEFDKVDILSGMFKWKTDGTPIAGIVFNENHHSKDYSDFEKTPRPSHGDFAWMMKYGNYDYAGSGRVTIGHVIGGAVAKKLLKTQNIEIISHVKQVGNIIGCENDFNNIKENVEKNPVRCGDLKAAKEMEELILAKKAEGDSVGGVVKTIACGVLVGLGEPIFRRLDGDLSRILMNIGSVKGVEIGCGFDVANHCASEINDEYEIVNDKINIKSNNSGGIIGGMSNGMPIISKIAIKPISISKCQNSIDFDSMENKKIEIKGRHDPCICPRVCIVVESSTAIVLADHMIRSGFIHPTNLDFNKSI is encoded by the coding sequence ATGACAAATCGTATTGGAAAAGTTTTCTCAATAACAACATTTGGATCAAGTCATGGAAAAGCTATTGGAGCTATTATTGATGGCTGTCCTGCAAACCTCGAATTAAGTGTTAGAGACATTCAAAAAGAACTTGATAAAAAAAAGCCTGGAAATAATAGTGTTTCAACCCCTAGAAAAGAATTTGATAAAGTAGATATTTTATCAGGTATGTTCAAATGGAAAACAGATGGAACACCAATTGCAGGAATTGTTTTTAATGAAAACCATCACTCAAAAGATTATTCTGATTTTGAAAAGACACCTCGCCCTTCCCATGGCGACTTTGCTTGGATGATGAAATATGGCAATTATGATTATGCTGGAAGTGGTCGCGTAACTATTGGTCATGTAATTGGAGGAGCAGTGGCTAAAAAACTCTTAAAAACACAAAATATTGAAATAATATCTCATGTTAAGCAAGTTGGAAATATTATCGGTTGTGAAAATGATTTTAATAATATAAAAGAGAATGTTGAAAAAAATCCTGTTCGTTGCGGAGACCTAAAAGCTGCAAAAGAAATGGAAGAGTTAATTTTAGCTAAAAAAGCTGAAGGAGATTCAGTTGGTGGTGTTGTTAAAACTATTGCCTGTGGTGTTCTTGTGGGATTAGGAGAACCTATATTTAGAAGACTTGATGGAGATTTATCAAGAATTTTAATGAATATTGGATCTGTTAAAGGTGTTGAGATTGGTTGTGGATTTGATGTAGCTAATCATTGTGCAAGTGAAATTAACGACGAATATGAAATAGTTAATGATAAAATAAATATTAAATCTAATAATTCTGGTGGAATAATTGGTGGAATGAGTAATGGAATGCCAATAATATCAAAAATAGCTATTAAACCTATATCTATCTCTAAATGTCAAAATTCGATTGATTTTGATTCAATGGAAAATAAAAAAATAGAGATAAAAGGAAGACATGACCCTTGTATTTGCCCAAGAGTGTGTATTGTAGTTGAATCTTCAACAGCCATTGTCCTTGCAGATCATATGATTCGCTCTGGTTTTATACATCCAACAAATTTAGATTTTAATAAGTCAATATAA
- a CDS encoding DUF2121 domain-containing protein, producing MNYSKQITDDANKINIVENSVRGEVSTKGTFETRRKRIYGTTNGYQIVELLGSEVSSRQAGKSGIIIFGNKFAKQKAETLINRYWKSSQNLKYIGEIFGNILEEISQKTPSIGRHFDVLIKSPNFDENEAQNI from the coding sequence CTGAATTATTCAAAACAAATAACAGATGACGCAAATAAAATTAATATTGTTGAAAATTCTGTAAGAGGTGAAGTAAGTACTAAAGGAACCTTTGAAACCAGAAGAAAAAGAATTTATGGAACTACAAATGGTTATCAAATCGTAGAGTTATTAGGTTCTGAGGTATCATCACGCCAAGCAGGTAAAAGTGGTATTATAATATTTGGAAATAAATTTGCAAAACAAAAAGCTGAAACTTTAATTAATAGATACTGGAAATCTTCTCAAAATTTAAAATACATAGGTGAAATTTTTGGAAATATTTTAGAAGAAATTTCTCAAAAAACACCATCAATTGGTCGACATTTTGATGTGTTAATTAAAAGCCCAAATTTTGATGAAAATGAAGCTCAAAACATCTAA